One genomic region from Entelurus aequoreus isolate RoL-2023_Sb linkage group LG14, RoL_Eaeq_v1.1, whole genome shotgun sequence encodes:
- the LOC133665199 gene encoding uncharacterized protein LOC133665199, whose translation MQSRESNLDEFFTHEVQSFPPSLSDFGKLHLTGTKSDLLQCLEQPAQSEPPSTYDFKVLDGAVIVHCLPTIRVSTFDAYANEVFIPYLQKQLQDAKRLDVVWDTYIPDSLKESTREKRGRGVRRKVSGPTKLPGNWMDFLRDPINKKELFDFLTSKIQEFSWPPTKAVYVTSGQAVSGQAFGSTSMMDCCNHEEADTRIVVHLQCALKEGAKTVLVRTVDTDVIVILAGLFYDLVVLQPLTDIWVAFGMGKRFRYYHINHICKSLGEPKSQGLLMFHAYSGCDTTSAFNGKGKKSAWRAWQAYDAATETFMYLAKHPFQELKVDSEHFQTLERLTVILYNRSSPLNSISQTRKELFCQDSRPMERLPPTQDALLQHVKRAVFQAGIWATSTDTQQVIPSPKDFGWTKDETGSWVPVWITIPEVSIACRELIKCSCKGDCSSCKCSNANIDCSPLCKCNCCK comes from the coding sequence ATGCAGAGCCGTGAGAGTAATTTGGATGAATTCTTTACACATGAGGTGCAGTCCTTCCCTCCATCTCTCTCAGACTTTGGAAAACTTCATCTGACAGGCACCAAATCAGACCTGCTACAATGTCTTGAGCAGCCAGCACAATCAGAGCCACCCTCAACCTATGACTTCAAAGTCCTAGATGGGGCAGTAATTGTCCACTGCCTGCCCACTATTAGAGTGAGCACGTTTGATGCTTATGCAAATGAGGTTTTCATCCCCTACCTGCAGAAGCAGCTGCAGGATGCAAAACGATTGGATGTTGTATGGGACACGTACATCCCTGACAGCTTGAAGGAGTCCACCCGAGAAAAAAGAGGACGTGGTGTTCGCAGGAAAGTGTCAGGCCCGACAAAGTTGCCAGGCAACTGGATGGACTTTCTTCGCGACCCAATCAACAAGAAGGAGTTGTTTGATTTCTTGACATCCAAGATCCAAGAGTTCAGCTGGCCACCAACCAAAGCTGTGTATGTCACATCGGGGCAAGCGGTGTCAGGACAAGCTTTTGGTTCCACTAGCATGATGGACTGTTGCAACCATGAGGAGGCAGACACAAGGATAGTGGTCCATCTACAATGCGCATTGAAGGAGGGAGCAAAGACAGTTCTTGTGCGAACTGTGGACACTGATGTCATCGTGATCCTTGCTGGTTTATTTTATGATTTGGTGGTGCTTCAACCATTGACTGACATCTGGGTGGCTTTTGGCATGGGAAAAAGGTTCAGATATTACCACATAAACCACATCTGCAAAAGCCTGGGGGAACCCAAATCACAAGGTCTGCTTATGTTCCACGCATATTCAGGTTGTGACACAACATCTGCATTTAACGGAAAAGGCAAGAAGTCAGCTTGGAGGGCCTGGCAAGCCTATGATGCTGCTACAGAAACATTTATGTATCTGGCAAAGCATCCATTCCAGGAACTAAAAGTTGACTCTGAGCATTTCCAGACACTTGAGAGGCTGACTGTGATCCTGTACAACAGATCCAGTCCTTTGAACTCCATCAGTCAAACAAGGAAGGAACTCTTCTGTCAAGACAGTCGGCCGATGGAGAGATTACCTCCCACGCAGGATGCCCTACTCCAGCATGTAAAACGGGCTGTGTTTCAGGCAGGAATCTGGGCAACCAGCACAGACACACAGCAAGTGATTCCTTCTCCAAAGGACTTTGGATGGACCAAGGACGAAACAGGGTCATGGGTTCCAGTTTGGATAACCATTCCCGAGGTCTCCATTGCCTGCAGAGAGCTGATAAAATGCTCATGTAAAGGTGACTGTTCCAGCTGTAAATGCAGCAATGCTAATATTGACTGTTCTCCACTTTGCAAATGCAACTGCTGCAAATAG